A single window of Rhodothermales bacterium DNA harbors:
- a CDS encoding phage/plasmid primase, P4 family, translating to MRPDKASARKALLRIVVDGLPPNGIAPEECGAYAGEIEALYEEYDRGGAAAVLTLFDVLAKTREGLRDLIERGRLNLTDLGNAERLVKDHGERIRYCAHWKQWLIWDDKRWAKDDSQEIERLAKRTVRSLQHEAADIEDAGKKQALFKWGIKSEGAARINAMIALARSEAGVAVVPKQLDQAPYLLTVQNGTVDLRTGEIKPHDQADLITKLAPVAYRPDAPRERWLRFLNDVFAGDADLIAYIQRAAGYSATADTREQVVLFLYGTGANGKSVLLNILAFVLGSYAQSIRPELLMTKRSSGGASEGEAALANARFVRASETGAGQVLDDPTVKRLTGGGDEAIRARFLHSNEFEFMPTHKIWVATNHKPTVKNDDHGIWRRIHLVPFNVRFEGERLDPRMEAKLKEEAEGILAWLVDGAVEWYRTGLRAPAAVLNATASYRAEMDTIAGFLEECCVIEEAKGRGLHDIALPRSKASDLYAHYRTWASSTGETILTKRAFGGKLRERGFETRDSNSIRWYLGIGIRRDQQGDSDYKVTTEAPF from the coding sequence ATGAGGCCTGATAAAGCAAGTGCGCGCAAGGCCCTACTCCGCATAGTAGTCGATGGACTGCCTCCCAATGGGATCGCGCCCGAGGAGTGTGGAGCGTACGCCGGCGAGATCGAGGCACTATACGAGGAATATGACCGCGGGGGAGCGGCCGCCGTCCTCACCCTCTTCGATGTGCTCGCCAAAACAAGGGAGGGACTCCGTGACCTCATCGAGCGGGGCAGGTTGAACCTGACGGACCTGGGCAATGCAGAGCGACTCGTCAAGGACCACGGGGAGCGGATCCGGTATTGTGCCCACTGGAAACAATGGTTGATCTGGGACGACAAGCGGTGGGCAAAAGATGACAGCCAGGAGATCGAGCGCCTGGCCAAACGAACGGTCCGCAGCCTACAGCATGAGGCGGCGGATATAGAGGATGCCGGCAAAAAACAGGCACTTTTCAAATGGGGTATCAAATCTGAGGGTGCAGCCCGAATCAATGCGATGATCGCTCTCGCCAGGAGCGAGGCTGGCGTAGCGGTAGTGCCCAAACAGCTCGACCAGGCGCCGTATCTCCTTACTGTACAGAACGGGACAGTGGATTTACGGACGGGGGAGATCAAGCCGCACGACCAGGCGGATCTCATCACCAAACTCGCGCCCGTAGCGTACCGGCCGGACGCACCTCGGGAGCGGTGGCTCCGTTTTCTGAACGACGTTTTTGCCGGCGATGCAGACCTGATCGCCTATATCCAACGCGCCGCCGGCTATTCGGCAACGGCAGACACGAGAGAGCAGGTTGTTCTATTCCTCTATGGAACCGGCGCAAATGGGAAATCTGTTCTGCTCAATATCCTCGCCTTTGTCCTTGGCAGCTACGCGCAATCGATCCGGCCCGAACTCCTAATGACGAAACGCTCCAGCGGAGGGGCATCCGAGGGTGAGGCGGCGTTGGCGAATGCGCGGTTCGTGCGTGCGAGTGAGACTGGAGCCGGGCAGGTGCTCGACGATCCGACCGTTAAACGCCTGACTGGAGGTGGTGACGAAGCCATCCGAGCCCGTTTCCTCCACTCCAACGAATTCGAGTTCATGCCCACACATAAAATCTGGGTCGCGACCAATCACAAACCCACCGTTAAAAACGATGACCACGGCATATGGCGCCGTATCCACCTGGTACCGTTCAACGTCCGGTTTGAGGGGGAGCGACTGGATCCCAGGATGGAAGCCAAGCTGAAAGAGGAGGCCGAGGGGATTCTCGCGTGGCTCGTAGACGGCGCCGTCGAATGGTACCGGACAGGGCTCCGGGCGCCTGCCGCAGTGCTCAACGCAACCGCATCCTACCGGGCGGAGATGGATACGATCGCCGGCTTCCTCGAGGAGTGTTGCGTGATAGAGGAAGCAAAGGGCAGGGGGCTCCATGACATTGCCCTGCCACGCTCCAAGGCGTCCGACCTATACGCGCACTATCGCACCTGGGCGAGTAGTACGGGCGAGACGATTTTGACGAAGCGGGCATTCGGGGGGAAGCTCCGGGAGCGGGGCTTCGAGACCCGAGATTCTAACTCGATTCGCTGGTACTTGGGGATAGGGATTCGCCGCGATCAACAAGGCGACAGTGACTATAAAGTCACTACCGAGGCCCCTTTTTAG